Proteins encoded by one window of Carcharodon carcharias isolate sCarCar2 chromosome 30, sCarCar2.pri, whole genome shotgun sequence:
- the LOC121271211 gene encoding A-kinase anchor protein 8-like gives MDSWYSGYGTGDSWNTGATNSQEYDGYDYSYTQDTIPSSATNYGYNAGNKSWELPKNTATDTIIAKINKRLDMLSQLETENQVQDSYQDNRFTPYESYDSGSSLNDRDLYRSGYGYSEYGPDYNDSYGGRYDHYDSSYGTRRDQFQNRARDPYGPANQWGQNWSRDRPPYNRPNRNDPFMSPASSGRMSARWNELSMGGRGPNAATASSTRNLPSLFSPNIIPMDLFRVQGSGRPLGGARQRRRDRNRTRGMKKVNAGFGRKRKQSTASTDEPENKQAKTEDPNGSDAGEDEGGESGDGGAGEGKEAGDKKPKRFPTMQEKKKANKPKKNRDRLAERIMYACSVCKFRTFEDEDISSHVDSKFHKETFKFIATRLDKQTADFLHEYILNKIQKTQKRREQIGDKTILRKQLMQQQDLLQDVGLEHFMKKVEAAHCVACDLFIPIQNAVLMRHLKSPDHGWNRRAMLEKAKKGSLVVARSVLNNRNIAAMLEKYKKGENPFTDDPDKDEEDAADETAEGDGLKDSSINAEDKEGETEDTGDNTNTERIKEEMADPSEENAEEETGEAEEEGVGEEEAGGEAVEGREEAEGEAEGTAEEGAGETDAAAEDRDMELTAEEEDEMLKGDEEQLE, from the exons GCTATGGAACCGGTGATTCTTGGAACACTGGAGCTACCAATTCTCAAG AATACGATGGCTATGATTACAGTTACACCCAGGATACTATACCCAGTTCTGCAACAAATTATGGCTACAATGCTGGCAATAAATCTTGGGAACTTCCCAAAAATACAGCTACAGACACCATCATTGCTAAGATCAACAAGCGCTTGGATATGCTTTCTCAACTAGAGACTGAAAACCAGGTGCAAGACTCTTACCAGGACAACAG GTTTACACCTTACGAGTCCTACGACTCCGGGTCTTCACTGAATGACCGTGATCTGTACAGATCTGGCTACGGTTACAGTGAATATGGGCCTGATTATAACGATTCCTATGGAGGTCGCTATGACCACTACGACAGCTCCTACGGGACCCGCAGAGATCAGTTCCAGAACAGAGCACGTGACCCATACGGCCCTGCTAACCAGTGGGGCCAGAACTGGTCTAGAGACCGGCCTCCATATAACAGACCCAATCGGAACGACCCCTTCATGTCACCTGCAAGTTCCGGGCGAATGTCTGCACGCTGGAATGAGCTGTCGATGGGAGGCAGGGGCCCCAACGCCGCCACCGCCTCCTCCACCAGGAACCTCCCTTCGCTCTTCTCCCCAAACATTATCCCCATGGACCTGTTCAGAGTTCAGGGATCGGGAAGACCGTTAGGAGGTGCCAGACAGCGAAGGAGAGACAGGAATCGAACCAGAGGC ATGAAGAAAGTGAATGCAGGCTTTGGTAGGAAGAGGAAGCAGTCCACAGCTAGTACCGATGAACCAGAGAACAAACAGGCAAAAACTGAAGATCCTAATGGATCTGATGCAG GCGAAGATGAAGGTGGTGAAtctggagatggtggt GCTGGTGAGGGCAAAGAGGCTGGGGACAAGAAACCAAAGCGCT TTCCTACGATGCAAGAAAAGAAGAAAGCGAACAAACCAAAGAAAAATCGTGACCGTCTTGCAGAAAG GATAATGTATGCCTGCTCAGTTTGTAAGTTCCGAACCTTTGAAGATGAGGACATTTCTTCCCATGTGGATAGTAAGTTCCACAAGGAAACTTTCAAGTTCATTGCGACCAGACTTGACAAGCAGACTGCTGACTTTTTGCAT GAATACATCCTAAACAAGATTCAGAAAACTCAGAAGCGTCGGGAGCAAATTGGAGATAAAACCATCCTGAGAAAGCAGCTGATGCAGCAGCAAGATTTGCTGCAAG ATGTTGGTCTGGAACATTTCATGAAGAAAGTAGAGGCAGCACACTGTGTAGCCTGTGATCTGTTTATACCCATTCAGAATGCTGTCCTTATGCGACATCTGAAATCACCTGATCATGGCTGGAATCGCAGA GCAATGTTGGAGAAAGCCAAGAAGGGCAGTCTTGTTGTGGCTAGGAGTGTCCTGAATAACCGTAACATCGCAGCAATGTTGGAAAAGTACAAGAAG GGTGAGAACCCATTCACTGATGACccagacaaagatgaggaggatgctgctgatgagactgcagagggtgatggtttgaAGGACAGCTCCATCAATGCTGAGGACAAAGAAGGGGAGACTGAAGATACAGGCGACAATACCAAcactgaaagaataaaggaagaaaTGGCAGATCCCTCTGAAGAAAATGCAGAGGAGGAAACTGGGGAGGCAGAGgaagagggtgtgggggaggaagAGGCTGGAGGTGAGGCAGTGGAAGGAAGAGAAGAAGctgagggagaggcagaaggaACAGCAGAGGAAGGGGCTGGGGAGACAGATGCTGCAGCTGAAGACAGGGATAT